The nucleotide window GTCTTGCGCTAACCCTATCGCCCGCAGTAACGTATTTTTCTCCTTTATGAGAAATGTCTACTGGACAAATTTGTCCCATGAGCCTTTTAGGAATCAATTGTAATTCAAATTGATTTTCGCCCTTTACTTTAAATTGCTGTTTTTCGTAAAAAATATCTAAAATTTCTTGACTTGAATATTGCAAAGCTTTCAAAAGAATCGTTGCTAGTAATTTCCTCTTTCTATCAATTCTGACAAAGACTAAATCTTTGGAATCAAATTCAAAATCTAACCAAGATCCTCTGTAAGGAATAATCCTAGCACCATAAAGTACCTTCCCTGAGGAGTGACTTTTCCCTTTATCATGATCAAAAAATAATCCTGGTGATCTATGTAATTGAGATACCACAACCCTTTCTGTACCATTGATAATAAACTGACCATGTTCTGTCATTAAAGGAACAGTTCCCATGTAAACTTTTTGAGCCTTTCCTTCCTTTAATTTACCCGTATCTTTGTCAAAAAATAAGATGTTGCAGTCTATATGCAATGGCGCTTCATAGGTGATCCCTTTAATCTTACACTCCCTTTCATCAAATTTAGGAGAACCTAAATCATAACCAGAATACTCCATTCTTGCATTCTTATTGTGACTTTCTATAGGAAAAATTGATTTAAGAATCTTCTCTAAACCTTCTTCTTTTCTTTTTTCTTTCAAGGTAAACGCTTGAAGAAAATCAGCATAAGACTCGGTTTGAGTAGCTAATAAATTAGGCAGATCAATTACTGAAGAAATCTTCTCAAAATTCCTTCTTATTCTTTTTTTCTCTGTGTAAGAAAAAGTCATAAATACCTCTTAGGTTTTATTTAAAAAATTTAATACCGAAAAACTAAGCAATTTATTTAAGTTCTACCGTTGCTCCTGCATCTTCTAATTGCTTTTTGTATTCATCTGCTTCAGCTTTATCCACTTCTTCCTTGATGGTTGAAGGAGCTTCGTCCACTAATGCTTTAGCATCTTTAAGCCCCAGCCCTGTAATGGTTCTTACAGCTTTTATAACATCTACTTTTTTCTCTCCAACTGCAGCTAAATGAAGATCTACAGAAGTAGGACCTTCGTCTTCTGCTGCAGCATCAGATGCTGCTGCTGGAGCTGCTGCGGCTACCGGGGCTGCAGCAGTGACTCCAAATTTTTCTTCCATGGCTGCAATTAAATCAACTACATCCATAACACTCATTTCTGAAATTGCTTCTAAAATATCCTCTTTACTTAATGCCATTTTTTTCTCCAAAATTTATATTTAATTAAGATGTCTGTTCTTTTTGTTGTTTTATAGATTCTAATACTCTAACAAGTTTAGAAGGAACCTGATTCAGGCTAGATACAAGTTTTGTAACTGGAGCATTTAAAATACCTAACAACTGAGCTATCGCTTCTTCTTTTGAAGGAAGATTAGCTATATCAGTCAATCTACTTAGATCTAAAAGATCTTCACCAAAAGAAAGTCCTTTCACCACAAATGAAGAATTTTGTTTCCTAAAATCATTCATTAGTTTTGCTGCGCTACTTGGATCATCTAAAGAAAAGGCTAGCATTGTAGGTCCGACAAGAAGATCATCAAAACAATCAAATTTAGTACCTTTAAGGGCTTGTTTAGCCAAGGTATTTCTGATAATTTTTAGATGAACTTTTGTTTCTCTAGCTTTTTCTCTAAGGAGAGTTAATTCAGAGACTGAACTACCATGATAATCTGCTGCAACAACTGAAATAGCTGACTCTGCAATACCATGCAGTTTCTCAACTGCTAATTTCTTTTCCTCTAAGCGCATTGGCATATGTTTATCCTCCTCCCTCTATAAAATTATAGAAAAAGATTAGACATCTTGGACCTTATAAAAGATAAAGCCCTAATCTGCGTAGGATAATTTTTAAACCTGTCAATACGACAAGTTCCTACGGTCTTCGATAGATGCAAAAAATTTGCATCATCTTGAAGAAGTTTTCTTATGAAGAAATTAAATAAATACTTCATAGAATTAAAAATTCAAGGTTGAAAGATCCAGATTAAGACCTGGACCCATGGTTGATGATAAAGAAACTTTTTTTATAAATATTCCTTTTGAGCTAGGTGGTTTATTTTTCTTTAAATCTGATAACAAAGTTTCTAAATTCTCTTTTATTTGATTAGGTTCATAAGAAATATCACCAATACGTCCATGAATAATCCCATTTTTATCAGATCTGTATCTTATTTGTCCTGCTTTAGCCATCTCAACTGCTTTACCAACCTCTTTTGTGACTGTACCTTCTTTTGGATTTGGCATTAA belongs to SAR86 cluster bacterium and includes:
- the rplL gene encoding 50S ribosomal protein L7/L12, yielding MALSKEDILEAISEMSVMDVVDLIAAMEEKFGVTAAAPVAAAAPAAASDAAAEDEGPTSVDLHLAAVGEKKVDVIKAVRTITGLGLKDAKALVDEAPSTIKEEVDKAEADEYKKQLEDAGATVELK
- the rplJ gene encoding 50S ribosomal protein L10, which encodes MPMRLEEKKLAVEKLHGIAESAISVVAADYHGSSVSELTLLREKARETKVHLKIIRNTLAKQALKGTKFDCFDDLLVGPTMLAFSLDDPSSAAKLMNDFRKQNSSFVVKGLSFGEDLLDLSRLTDIANLPSKEEAIAQLLGILNAPVTKLVSSLNQVPSKLVRVLESIKQQKEQTS